A segment of the Centropristis striata isolate RG_2023a ecotype Rhode Island chromosome 15, C.striata_1.0, whole genome shotgun sequence genome:
GCCATTGATTTTAGGTGAGATTTTTCAGTTTGCAGCAGTCAGAGTCTGAGTAAAACTTACGAAGAAGGAGAGAGTAAAATTCAATGtccatattaataataatcagtaaattACCTGAGGTTTGCTAGTAAAAGTAACTTATATCCTGCAAGTAAGGTTTACTTGATGATCGCCCTTGTAGAATTTACTTACAATTTCTAAGTGCAAAAACTTTCCTAGGTTTTCCTAAGTAAAgaaacactctttttttttttcagtgtagctttctttattcgctctaaagcagttgatggaaattcacattttcttaaatTCCCTTTGACTTAATTGAAACACGGCTGAAGTTTATTAAGAACGTTTACATTGTCTGCTTGTGTATGgattaaaaacaagacatacTAAGTTACTTAGTAAAATCTATTTCAGCTTCTTGTTCTGATAGATAGATTGAGGCTACCAGTTCCCCCTTCTGCTTTCAGTCTTAATGCTAGGCTAAGCAAATAAACttctggctgtagcttcatatttggTCTACAGGCAGTATGAGAGCAGTATCGATCTTCACCTCTAACTCTTGACAAGAGAATGAATGTGTTTAGAAATcatttgaaaatgaataaacaaataaacattgaaTATTTATTATAGAGGACGACttgttaaaaacagtaaaaatcacTGATATGATCCTTTCAAGCAGCCAGTTTTCTCTTTACTGTCCAACAGCATCTAGCAGCCTCATAATCATTTCTACAGGCGTCTGTGAATACCAATCAGGTCCGGCTGATGTGTTCCTGCTGTCTGTTTGGCAGCGAAAATAAAGGGCAGAGCAGGAGCTGAATGTTCATCATTTGATATTAACACCAGACAAAGCAGGCCTCTTTGATCAAGGCCCGAAGGTCAACCGCAACAGCTGTTGCGACACGCCGACAGGAGGCAAACCTTTTCTTCTTCACCCCGGGGGGTGGCAGTCTCCCGCTAGGCAGGAGCTGCTCCACGTGTGTGTTCGGAAATCTCATAACAGAGTGGATTTTGGGAGTATTTTTGAATTCCTCCAGGGAGGAAAGAAACAAGCACATCGCTTTTCGGTAGCATCATGACTATACCCAGTATTGTGCATGTCTATACTTCACAAGAGATAGCTCAAAGTTCAGTTCACCCAGATTAAAATCAAGTAGTTCATGTTCGTCAACCAAAATCCCAAAATACTACCTAGCTCACATAGGTTTCTTTCctatttttaatgctttaactTGATGTGTCGTTTCGAATCTGTGAGGCTTGTTTTTTCAGACCTGGTGGGTATAATCGgcattaaaatgcataatttagTGACAGTATTAACTCATTACTTTAAGATGAACTTGTCCGCGGTTGCTAAGAATAACCTACATGAATGGCAGAGTATgcatttcaaatacatttttaatcaaattgAAGGCTTTTACAAGGACACTTATATGTTGATGTTATCAACAGCTTCCCTCATTTAGCTAAGTCACCAGTTAATGTGGTGACTCGTTTATCATTTTAACAAGAGGACAATGTGGGGAGAAAACACTATTAGACATGTTCACAAACTTACCAATAACAGTGTGAGCATCATTAactgttttaaaagtaattttctaaaatattttcaaagttaGTTGTGGTAGCTTTATACAAGCAATCCATTTACTCTTTTTCAGGTACATTCTGCCTATCAGTCAAATCCAGTGCGTTGTTTTTCTAAAATCAAAATATTCTTTAGagcctattttttgtttttatttttaccttgcCCCACCTTTGAGCCACTTTGATGTAGCTGATAGCCTGTAGCATCATGCAGCAGTTATGAGGTTGGGGTATTGCTGAGATGGCCAagcttttaagttaaaaaaacaacaaaaaaccatgaaacactgcagcattttttaaagaaatctttACAGTATGGCAATTAGGAAAGGGCATAACCTGAAGGCAGCATTGGTTGTTTCATCAGTAGTTTAAAATGATTGGTGTTTGAGAAAAGAATACAAAAAGCAGGGTTTTATACAGCCCCATCATTTCTCATGTGAGGATGAATGGTTGTCCTTTACCAGTGTGTGACCATGACGACAAACACAAAtctcattttgtcatttaatggCAGTTGACATTGGTTTCTTTGAATAATAAGCCAATCTTTCTCTGGCCTATACCATTTAGATTTAATGATCCAACCACCTATGCCTTCACAAGGCATCTTAGTACCTAATGTATCAGCATGCCATCATTTTCCAATTTCCAATTAGCACTAAACAGAAAGTACAGCTCAGACTGAGAGGGATGCAAGTTTTTGAcatatttctttataaaaatCTAATTGTTGGGCAATTTTAAATTCTGACCTGAAGATTCTGCTAGATGAAACTTCAAGGGAACATAGAAgttcttttaaataaatctttcaGAAAGatagatatattttaaaacattaaaagcatggATAATGGCTTTGAAATCCACAGCTGCTTTTGTATAGTTTAAGAGCAAGActgattttctttcatttgcCCAAGTAGTCCCAATATAAAAGTAATCttataaagtaataatataaGTTAAATTTTAGTTATAATCTTTTACGTAAGCAGTGTTACTTTCAATTACTGTGATCATATAAAAATTATGTATGTCTTAAGGCACTTGGTCATATCACTGGTatctatttacttttatttctccCTCCTCTATATTTGATCTGTGGCCAGATTGTCAGGGTGGATCTGCTTTTAACAGCAGAGCCACAAGGTTGTTGCCTGCTTCTTTCGTACGGGGTGACATTGATTTTCCTTTACATCCTGCCCTGTAAGAGCATGGTAACACAAGTTTACTTGTCATTGCAAATGTCAAGCAATCAGGTACTCTTAAAAAGGTCAGCATTTTATGGGATGTTTAACATGTTGAAGGGATTGCAGCAGCATTTTCCCAGCAGAGCACAGGGAGGATCACAGTGAATCTTAACACATTATCGAAATGGCTGTTTGACAACCGGATGACCTCAAGCTGTATGACCTAAGAAAGGTGAGAGAAACTCTGTCCACCCCTAATCCATTTTATCCCTGGATGTACCtgtcatatttttaaatggcatgatatttttcatttgaatAATTGCTTTTACATAGCTATAAGGTTCCCATGCAGAATATGAAACACTGAATAAATATTAATCAAAGCAAAATCCACAGTCGGGACAGAGCACTGCACTGTGTCAGGTATCCACTGATCAGATAAGAACTTGATAAAGGTGTATCCCATTTAGCTTAGCAAGGCAACTCTTTTtcaacaaaggaaaaaaaaatatctcaagcataaaacactttttcatTCAATTGAGTAAGTTGTATCGAGGTTTCTCTAATCCTATACTTGAAAACAAGAATTCCAAATTGTGGACGATACATCGTTGAAGGTCTAGTGAGAAATTTAGGAGAAACTTTGTGTGATCAGGGGTTTTGAtgcttgtaaaaagaaaattatatattagCTTGAATCTCACTGACATCCAGCATAGCCAGTGAATGATACATTTCCTCAGCTGGATTAGTCTTTCAAGATTGGAGAACCCAGCTTAAACCAGGGACAATATTTTCTTCAGCAACCCCAAAATCAAGGGAGAATAAATGTCAACAAAGCAAACAGCAACAAGTTCTTCCAAGTAGGCTAGGTTAGTTATGATTTTAATTCATGGTCCAAgtaaaaataaagcagttttaaGTGACTTTGTTAGGTTTTAGGACTTTTATTGACAGCTAAGAAATAACTACTGAGCTTTACTGTCCAGGACTCCGGGTTACGATtctatatgtctttttttctttttttaaatgttttttctagtTCATATTTGGCAGCATTAACAACTGAACCCCTTTTACTATGAACTCAAAAGTTAATCTTGTTTCATTGATGTTGCCTCCcaagcagtttaatttaatatttaagcTTCTATTGGGTGCATGCAAGTGAAAAGGATGAAGCTGATAACTTGAGTTAGTCTTGTAATTGGTTGTGGTGATACCTCACCCACCGGAACGAATATTATTTTAGGAGAACAAGGCACATATTTAAGGCAGTGCTCTGAAACATGCTGTAGGATAAGCACCATCGATTGTCCTTGTAAAAAGAAATTTTACTTAAGCCTTTTTATTATGCTAACTTAATCTGATGCAAACTTTCATACATTATCTTGAGCATTGAAATTTAACTTTTAATGTCAACTCATGAACAGAATGATTTCTGtaaaaactgtgttttagtGAAAATGCAGGACTGACAACTGTAGCTCCCCTGATTCCCCACACAGGATAGAAAAGCTTTTAACCTCCTTACCTGTTTGCTTATTTGAATTTTGAAGACACCTACAAGTTGTTGACATCCAATGGAGGAGACACTGGCACAAATTGACGTATGGCaggctttttaaatatttacccACAATATGTTCCAGCATGAGGTTGGCAGGCTGTATTGAATATGCTGCTAAATGTAGCTTTAATTAATGGATGAGGTGTCTGACTTGGCCTTACTCTTGTCACAGATGGTGACCTCTTTCTTTGCTGTGatgagggaggagaaggagcaagCAACACAAAGATAAcaaggaggaaggagagaagccaggggtaaaaaaaaatggagtcaGTGACTGAAATGAGGACACACTGGTCCTTCACCAAACAGAAAGTCAATGTTGTCTGGCTGGGGTTTAACTGTTATTCCTTTCAGCTCTACACGCCAATGCTACAGTGTCACTTTTAAAGGAATCCTCCATCACAACCGCAATTAAGGAGTTGTCCAAAAATGTCAGAGTATTCATTGAAAGGTTTTCGTTAAAGGTAAGTTGAAAAGGCTTTTGACTTgtagcttgaaatgtgtttCAGCTGCAAATGTCAGCTTGACAACAAATCTACATGGTCCACATTTAAAGGCCCTGCACCTCCTCACTGGTGTTTTTAATTACTCTGGCTAATTATACCTCTGCTTTGAACGTGGGCAGAGCTATGCTGTGAACTACTGTATAAGAGGCCACCAGACAACATGTACTAATAAGAGTGAAGGTGCAATTTGTCCCACCCAAGCAGGTGCAACAAAGCAAAGAGGAGAGTCAGGGAGATGTCAATCAAGCACCCACACATGTCTGAGAAGACTTCTAGCcaaaataattataacaacCTGTGTGGGTTTGTTATTGGTGTGCAGGACTTTTAAATGCAGCCTATTTAGTTTGGTGCATGAGCTTTAAAGAATATACATTTAATCTTTACTGTCATCATAAATGCTCTCACAGTACACAACTGTTTCATGTTGTTTAATGTGCTCAGACATCTCCTTCTACCTCTCCTGAGACTGAGTATGATGCTCTGAATAAATGAACAGCAGCTCTGGTAACCCTCTGAATTCATGAAAAGCCGATTTCAGCATTGGAGTGCTGATATCCTGAGTGCCAATTTAtgagcacactcacacacactagtgCCACCAGTGTTTGTGTAAGTTGAGACCCAAACAATGCATGTCATCTGTTTCACTGTGACTGCACTGCTGAgagaagaaaatacaaaagcTGTGAGtcgggaggagacagagaggcaaagaaaTGTAGAGACAGGGaagtgtgtttaagtgtgtatgtttgtcttgaaaaaacaaaacagtaggGGCTTAAGTGATGcaaagaaaggaaaatattAGATTTACTTTGCTGTCAGACTGGAGTGTCCATAAATGCACTACCCACGTGTGCTTACAGTtcagtttttggtgttttgttgCTTTGACAATACAACGGATTTGGGCCTAAAATAGATTAGGACAGATTACTGAGAATCATTTttggaaaaagacacacaaattcaaaactgttatttaagttgtttattttaaaatatgattttattttgtcatagaGAACTGCGAGGAGTTCCACAATCCTCTTTCCTGTGTGGGAGACACGCAACATGAGCAGACAGATATAATTGCTAAATAATATCTGTTATATGTGAACTGAAATTTTGATTCATGTGCCCAAAAATCGTACATTCTTTGTTGCTATGTTGATCGTCTAGTAAGCTTGTCAGTGATCCACCAGCATGTGCTTATTTACTgaaatgtgcatgttttttatcAGTGTGAAAAGTTAATTCTTGTATGGAGACACCAGCTTCAGTATTTTGACAAATAATTTTGACTTAACAGTGGAGGGAGCATGTATGTATGTCTTGGAATGGCCTTATTGTCATCATATGGTACTTACGTTACATGTTAGCAGGTGGTATGGGGGAAATGGTTACCCCAGTCTCCGTTCAACAGTGTGAAATGTGAAGTCAACTGGAGCATTTTTACATGCAAACATGATGCAAAAAGAGActacaaacatgaaaacagcATTGGGCAAAAACCTGTCCGTTTATATTTTCATGAGTACACATGAGTAGTGATTTTACCTGTAAGGAAGAAAAGTAGAAGTAACATGACTTTTATTAATACTGCAAAATCTTGTAACTTGGACACCGGAAACCACTCCTTCCTTCCTGTTTCCTACCAACAGTCAACATGGATTTCTTTTAACCCTGACCAATGTCTTTCCCAAACCCTAAccatgtattgtgttttatcctAGCCACAATCTTAACCATAACACCAGGGCTCACAGAGTTGGTCAACTGGTTGGTATAACCTCTTGACCAATCAAACTCTTATGGTCAGATGGTCACTGGTGCTACTTTTGTCATGCCTCGTGTCCACCAAAGTGTTTTTCCCAGCTGACAACACCAAATGTCCTTCTGAAGAAGCCCACCTGGGGCGTAAGAGCAAGTGTGTTTTTCGGTTAAGGAGCAGAATTTTGCAAGATTTTCTTTGGCTTCTCGGCCCTATACAATACTGAATCATatgaatcatttttgttacgGCCAGTTTTGAAAGGAACTTTGCACCTGTGACTCAAATGGTAGAGCAGTCCCCCAGGTTTTGCTCCTGTTGCGTAAATCGATGTGAGAACGAATTCCTGATGGTGACAGGTGGCACCATCTAGGTAACTTCGgccaccagtgtatgaatgtgtgtgtgaatgggtgaatgagtgcttCCTTTAGTgttaaagcgctttgagtgttCACTAAGACTGGAAAAGCGCTACAATTGAAGTTAATTTGCCATTTAACTAAAAAACGATATTGAATATCTGTAGGACTTGTGACAGAGTTGACAGTCAGGTTGGCTTCAGgttaatttacatacaaatgCAGACACAATCAGTTGTTTCTCCCACTGTACCTGCactgtgttgttttcttttcttcatatTCTTCTTATTTTAGGCAGTAAGAGAGACTATTTCAAATCACTGAAGCAGGTAATTACTCCAAAACTAATTAGCTGAAGAGTCAAGGACAACTAGAAATGCAACAATAATGGAGGGTGGGGGGCTTCTTGTCAcaagaaagaaaagggaaaaaagcaattAGATGGAAAATATATGGCAATGTAGCGTGTAAACAACTGAGGGGGCAGTTAGGGAGGAGATCCAGCAAGATGGAGATTAACTGGAATAATACTCACAGTActatcaacacaaacacacacatgcacacgcagtgcctggtacaactaaaggtacatttgtttggacaaatataatgataacattaaaaatatctcatatgagtttaatttaagagctggtatctagctATTTCCCAtgggtttcttgataatgattttggttaaggcattaaaatgaacaagaaattgaagaaaaatggtggtctaataattttttccatgactgtatatatacttATACAGATAATCACACATTCACAACTTCTCTATTAAATCTATCACCCTAGAAATATAATCATCCTCCTCTAAATGTAGGTTTCATTCATAGGGATGAACATCttcgttttttttccttttatcttttatttttgctcttttaacattttctttagtGTCACTAGCACCGAATTACTGCTTGGCTATATTGCAAAGAGGTCATATTACACTATTGTATACATccaacatacacaaacacacccaatcccagctgacattaggcGTAAGACACTTTGATGCTTGCTGTATaaatgctttttgttgttttctgctcaTTTGCACAACGCGAAGGAGAGCATTCTGCACTTATTGCAAAACTGTCAACTCCCACATAAGGACCCTGACCAGCGGAGACCCCATGATGCTTTTGACAggaatttttgaaaaaaattatttgtcATGTACTTGGAAAGAAATCCAACTAATTTGACTGAATCATGTAAACCctggtttttaatttattgcattacaaaagtgcatgtaaacgtctGAAACCGGATAATTACCATAACAAGATTACTCCCACTAATTGGATTactgtgtgcatgtaaacgtagtcattttaatttaaatagacCGTATAGACACAGGAAAAACAAGACATGTATTTGCTTGAGGAAAAAAACTGACAGTTCACCTCATAACTGCACTTCTGGTCACCAATACATTTATCATCATACAACGAAAGCACATCACGCTACcttgtgaaaacaaacatttgtacTGCATCTGGCTTTACATCATTAGGTTCATTATTTTGGCcgtttgttaatttatttaggTGCCCAAACATACAGTCAACACATTTCAAACCCTGCAACTCTTACTTTGACGAAGAGCGGTCCTTGTGTCCCTCTCTGGACTTCAGTGCATGACATtgctttttcttaaaaatttcacattttatttaatttgtttgtaattccatgcatgtttgtttttgtcttcagAGACACGGATGTAGGTAATATATGCTCAAGTAACTTTTTACATACCTGTTGGTATGTCAGCTGTCAGTGTTCAATACTAATTAACGTAACTTAGCATTACCGCTGATCAGTTTAGCCTGCTAGCTAGTTACCGTGCTTGCAAATTTGGCCTTTACACATGTGGCACACGCTGGGATGAAACGGTTACTAGCTTTGAGGTAAACCATGGTAAAATCCCAATGGTTGGTATTactatttcacattttaattgttGTTAAAATCTTGTTCAATAACTGCACTATGAAAAAGAGTAGATACTGTTAAGCACAGACTGAAGTAAGAGGTcactgttttctctttttgatgattttaagATATTTCCATAAGGAAATAATAAGAACTCCAAAACActaattgatattttttcataaacGATTAGTCCTGAGAGGTAAATAAGGTCCCTAGAACACTTTGAAGATATAAATACTATAAAAGCAATTTAGAAGGGtcttgtaaaaatgaacaatatgaactgtgtttttctttaacgaCAGTTTGTGTATTGTATTCTGTTTCTGAATCAAATGTATTCCCCCAAAAACCACATAATGCACATTTAACCCTTGTAttatgttgagaaaaaaatacatttattatgttGCGGGTCATTTTGACCCGTATTGTGTAAATCCACTCAAAACAGtcataaaatgaagttaaaccaATAAGAACTTTATTTTAGATTATACAAACATTTAGAAGAGATGAGAAGTAGATATATACAATTCCAAAACTATATTAAAGAACTCCTGATTACAATTTTTCCCTCTTCACGAACACTTTTCTTTGCATTTAACTTGCCCCATTTTCTCGGGTTTTCGACGTTCAACATTTTCAGTGTTCCCCACATGATGGACAGAATGTGACTGTGTGCTTTTTGCAGATGTACTTCTTGCATCTCACACAAGAGGTACTTGTTTTACTGTCATCTCGAGAGGGACAGACTTGGCATCTTTTGCGTTTCTTTTCACCTGTATCCAAAGGATCCATTGTGGGTTGCTCAGATGCCCTGCCCTGGACCTTTGCGAtgacagctgcagctgctgggGATCGAGCTGGCCTGGCCCGGTTCTGGATCTTGGGAGTGACGAGTGCTTTGCCTAGTTCTTCCAGGAAAAGTCGACGTCGGTACAGTTTGCTGGCATTCCACTGATGGTTGATCTCAATCCACAGCACATAGGCATTGTAAGCAGACACGTCCACAATGTTGTAGAAAACCACCAAGGGCCAACGGGCAGTCTTGCGCTGGCAGCTATATGTTGCTGTGACTTTGTCAAGATTGTCAACTCCTCCTTTGGTGGAGTTGTAATCCAGAATCATTTGCGGTTTCATGTCCTCTCTTGTGCTCAGAGATGCATCTTTGTGCATTGTGCTCATCACAAGAAcattcttgtttctttttgggcaGTAAGAAACAAGTGTTGTTTTCTCTGTGAAAGCAAATTTTGAGGAATGCAGACGTCTTCCTTGCATCTTCAGAATCTCACTGGGAAGTTCTGGCTTATTTTTTCTGACTGTTCCCAACATAGTCAGCTTTCGTTTCTGAAGTTCATCTCCAAGACGGTAGGATGTGAAGAAGTTGTCACATGTAATGTTATGACCTTGCAGCCCTTCAGTCATCTCCAAAACCACACGCATTCCCTGATTCTTCTCAGGTCTTCCTCCAGGTGGCTTTCCAGTATATACTTGCAGGTTCCACACATAACTGGATTTTGCATCACAGGCTGCCCACATTTTGATACCATATTTCGCAGGCTTGTTTGGCATATACTGTCGGAATGGACAGCGTCCTCTGAATGGAACGAGGCGCTCATCGACAGTAACATGGGGGCCAGGATTATACAATAAAGGCAGGATTTCGACCCATTTATCCCAGACATCTCTGATTGCTGCAAGTTTGTCTCTCTCGCGTCGATCAGCTCTGGTGTCACGGTTGTCAAATCGGATCACACGAGAGATGATGTGAAATGTCTCCAAAGACATTGTTGCTCGGAAGATTGGCCTTCCATTCTCTTCATTCCATAAACTTGCAGTTGCTTCACCCTTTGACCTGTATACGCCAGCTAACACCAGGATTCCAATGTAAGCATGCAAGTCAGTTGGATCCAGTGGCTTCCATTTCTCTTGAAAGACACGCCTCCCCTCCAAGTTGGTCATGTCGAGGATTATCTTCTCTATGGGTGGGGATATGAAGAGCTGAAATGCTGATTCAATATCATCAACTCTTGTGACAGCAAATCTTGTAGGACCAGGAGTCATTTTGATGACATTAGAAGATGACGATCTACCTCGGCTTTGGTGTGGTGATGTTGACCATTTTATTTTACCATCTTTAGATGTCCATGTCCCCTCTGTGGATGACGATTGTTGCGTTTCATGGTTTTCATCTGATGAAGGGACACCTGCAGACTCGTCCTCTGAATCCTCCTCATCATGGGAAAATTGACAATCTGGATCATCAATAGCATTGTCCTCTGGCTCTGAAGGATCCTCCATCTCTGAAATCTCTTCCTCTACATCGCTATCCCAGTTCATAAGCAGCGATAAAGCTTCTTCAGCTGTAAATCGTCTGGAGCtcatttttggtgtgtttctcCAAGAACGGGCATGGAAAAAGTGACAAGGACAGGGGAGAGAAAGtccctctttcacacacacctgGTTCTGAATGTTTATTCAGAGGCAATCAAAATGAAGTACATCAAAGAGACATGTTTATTTTGGATTTGAACAGCTCCTTTGTGtctgggtcaaaatgacccgcAACATCATCTTTGTATACAAACTGTGTGCAGACATTTCAGAACACATCAAAGTGTCCAGATTTTACATAGCAGTTCATGACCCTAGAggagaaaaagtcacaaaatttcatggaaaaaaagaaaggataaCCTGCACTTTGGTCAACACAAAAATTGAAATGGGTCAGATTGACCCTTAACATAACACAAGGGTTAAGAACAATACCATTATAAATTAAACACTTCATCTCATTCAACaattataaaatgtgaaattacaTGAACAAGTAAAAAGGCAGTGTGGGCGATCTGGCTGAAAGTGTGTGGAGTAACTTTAACACTGTTGAACAGTAGTCAGCATGGACAATGTTGTGGATAATGCTCTAACAGAGTGAGCCACCTGGTTCTGCTTCTAGTCCTTTTCAGATCTTGAATTTCTACACATTTATCATAAAGTCATTCTTGAGAGTCTGTAGCCAGGGTGACAATTTACCTTCATCCAGACCAAGTAAGATTCTCTGAGTGAACTCAAAAGTGTTGGTCAGTCCATGGGGATAGTTGAGATGTAATGCATAGATCAGGCAAAAGATTATCAGGAATGCATCAGCAAGTCTGGGGAGGTTGACC
Coding sequences within it:
- the LOC131986204 gene encoding piggyBac transposable element-derived protein 4-like is translated as MSSRRFTAEEALSLLMNWDSDVEEEISEMEDPSEPEDNAIDDPDCQFSHDEEDSEDESAGVPSSDENHETQQSSSTEGTWTSKDGKIKWSTSPHQSRGRSSSSNVIKMTPGPTRFAVTRVDDIESAFQLFISPPIEKIILDMTNLEGRRVFQEKWKPLDPTDLHAYIGILVLAGVYRSKGEATASLWNEENGRPIFRATMSLETFHIISRVIRFDNRDTRADRRERDKLAAIRDVWDKWVEILPLLYNPGPHVTVDERLVPFRGRCPFRQYMPNKPAKYGIKMWAACDAKSSYVWNLQVYTGKPPGGRPEKNQGMRVVLEMTEGLQGHNITCDNFFTSYRLGDELQKRKLTMLGTVRKNKPELPSEILKMQGRRLHSSKFAFTEKTTLVSYCPKRNKNVLVMSTMHKDASLSTREDMKPQMILDYNSTKGGVDNLDKVTATYSCQRKTARWPLVVFYNIVDVSAYNAYVLWIEINHQWNASKLYRRRLFLEELGKALVTPKIQNRARPARSPAAAAVIAKVQGRASEQPTMDPLDTGEKKRKRCQVCPSRDDSKTSTSCVRCKKYICKKHTVTFCPSCGEH